DNA sequence from the Leptospiraceae bacterium genome:
TTCCCGCTGCAAATCCTTAGGGATAGATATAACCGAAGAGCCCATTCCTGTAGTTCCGGCTGCTCATTATATGTGCGGGGGAGTGACTACTGATGTACAGGGAAGAACAAATATCCGAAATCTTTTTGCCTCCGGAGAAGTAGCCAGCACGGGAGTCCATGGAGGAAATCGTCTCGCGTCCAATAGTTTACTGGAAGGTCTGGTATTTTCTACACGAATCGCTTCCTTTATCGGAAAATCCGATGATAATATCTTTCAAAAGCAACACGATGAAATACCGGAATGGAATAAGGAAGGTGTAAAGAATACAGAAGAATGGGTACTTATTTCCCATGACTTGAAAGAAATTAAGACGATTATGAATGATTATGTGGGTATCGTTCGTTCCAACCTTCGCCTCGAAAGAGCCCTCAGAAGAATCGAGTTAATCGGAAAAGAGGTAGTGGATTATTACAATCGAACTACTGTTACCGGTCCTCTTCTGGATCTGAGAAACCTTGCCCTGGTAGCAGAATTGATTATACGTTCAGCTATGATGCGGAAAGAAAGTCGCGGACTTCATTATTCTACTGATTATAGAGAAGATAGAAGCCCATCCAGACAGGATACAATTCTACAAAATCTTCTGAATAGATAAGAAAACACCGAACTGTGATTGCCGTTCCTTTAGTAGGTCTTCAGACCGTACCAAAGGGCGGCAAGCTTATTTTTGAGATATTAGTAATTCCTTACACAACGAACGTAGTATTTATCTGATTTTGGAAAATAGGCTTCTTTGCCAAAATCATCTTCTCCAAAATAGATCGCTCTTCCGGTCAGGCCGGAAGGATCCAGCTCATACGCATTAGATGACCAGTAGTACTGACTGACCGTATTCGGAAAATATTGAAGCAATGCTGTTTTTCCGCCACTGGCCAATTTTACAAGTTCCGCTGTTGTAGCTACTCTCCAATCACTTTTTCCATCAGTTCTATCAGTGTTACAGGAAAGAAAAGCCTCACTCAGAATTCCTGCGGAAATATCTGTTTCTCGAAGAACCTGAGGAATGGTAAGGGTGTTGCAATCATTTGTGGCGAGATTACAAAAATTGAAAGGAGTGGCCGAATACAGGTAGTTATCATTCGGAGTTATGAGCGAACCTGTAGTAGCTCCCTGACAATCATTCTGGGCTGCTCGGTATACCTGTCCCTGGGTACATTTCTTCCATTCGATACCCAGACTTTTATCTCTTATAGTTCCACGACCTGTATCCTCAAGATATGAATTTAAAATAACCCCGGTAAGAATGGTTTTACTTTCTTCTTCCGGAATTCCGTAAAAAGTTTTCTCCGGTTTCGCTTCACAGAAATGGAGTAAGACAATAAGAAATAGAACGCTAAATTTTTTCCAATGTTTCATGAATAGACCTCAAAAAATGTGATTAAAGTTCATATAAACCTGACCGGAGTTTTCTCTGGAACTGGCTACATCCACATAGATAATAGTGGATTGATTCCAGGCTATCCGTAAACCCACACCGGCAGAATATTTATAATCTTTCAGGCTGGCATTCTCAGCCCTATCCCAGACTCTACCAAAGTCAAAGAAAGGAACCAGATTGAAGGCAAAACCCGGTACTTCGTAAAATTTCCAGCGCACTTCCAGGTTTCCAAAACCCATAGCCGGTCCTACAAATCTATCCTGCATATAGCCTCTGAGAGTAGTTCTTCCACCCAGACCGGAAATGTTGGTTTCAGTTCCCCACATGTTTCTGTATTCAAAAAAGGGAGCATTTCCTTTTGTGTTCACAAAAGAAAGTTTTCCGGCCAGAACAAATTTCTCAAAAACTTTCGGGAAGGGGCTATAAAAGACCCGAACGGAATAAAACATTTTATTATACTGAAAGTCAGAACCTATAGCCTTTTCAGCCCTCTCATGGGTTACCTCTGCAAAAACTCCTTTATTCGGATCGGGTTCAAAATCCCTGGTATCATAGACCAGTCCAAATCTGAGTAAGTTTATATATCCCCCATTATAACCGCTAATTTTTTTAGCTTCTGCATCCTCGGTCAATTTAGTAGTACCCTGTACAGTAGGGACATTTACATTCATAAAAGCAATGTCCGTATTTCCATAATAGGGGTCTTTCGCCTCGAAAATTTGTCCATCATAGGGTTTTACATTGGCCTTTGAAAGCCGGGTGCCAAAAACAGCCCGCATAATTCCATCAAAGAAAGACCTTTCCAAACTAAAGTTAAACTGGGGATATTCCATATCGTATCGATAATATTTTTTATCCGTTACATAACCTGTTCGAAACGCCGGATTTTGACTCTGGATTAAACTATTAATTTGCTTATCATCTACATATTGAGCCTCATACCCCCTTGCCGGTCTTCTATACGCCAGGGCTTCTTCTGTCTTATTAAATTTGGCGTTCGTCACCCTGTGTCCCGCCGGATCGTTTCTGTCAGTATAACTCAGGGGAGTAAGAGTGGATTCACCAACTCCGAAAAAGAGGTTATTCGGATTGGAGTCATACACAAAACTGGAGCGAAGTCGAAACTTCGTATCGAAAATATAAGGAGAATCCAGATCGATAGAATGCCACTGAGCATTCTTCGTAGTATTCGAGTAGTGAAAGAAAATTCTGTGGCGATAGGGGGTGTATTCAAAAAAGGGGTCTTTTCTATCTTTATTATTAATAAGGTACAATCTACCCCCATAACCAAAACCGTTATTCGCATCAAAATAGACAAAAGGCATACCGGTCGGAAACCAGCCTTCTACCTTTTTTTCAGCATCTTCCTTTTTTAGGCGTTTCTTTTCAGAAATGGGAAAAGGAAGGCCCTGTTTTCCACTATCTTCTGCTTCATCGGCGAATACAGAAGAGCTCAAAACGAAACCATAGATCAAAAAAATTGAGAGAAAGAACTTCATTATTACTTGCCTTTGTTTTTTTTATCAAGAAGGGACTCTTATCTGAATGCCAGAATTATCAGTAGACAGAATCAGGGTCAAACACTTTAATATTTTTCTATTCAATAAATCCTTGCTAATTCAGGGTATACTGAAAGATAATTCTATTTACTATGTCAGAAGATCACAGACATTCGATACGAGTCTATCCAAGAGACTTTAAAGACTATGATATATTCATTCAATTAGAATTTGGAGATTCTTATAACGGACACATGGGGAATGTTTCCGAAACCGGATTATGTTGCATTATGCCGGAACAATGCGAAGTCAGTACGGGTGATGCCCTTTCCGGATACATACAACATATTCCTATGGGAGAGAGAATTTCCTTCAAAGGGACAGTTGTCTGGGAAAAATCTTACGAATTTCAAAAAAAAGTGAATCGCATGTTGGGCATTCATTTTGAAAAAGCGATTGTCCTTCCGGATCATTTATTTGCACTAAGTTTATCTGTAGAACCTCCCGATTTTTGAACTTATTGTCAAAATCTATCAAGTTTTATATTTATTTTATTCAAACTGATTTTTTTGAAAAAATAAACAGCTTGAATTGTCTAAGAAAGAAGGCCTATGATTTTAAATAAATATCGATTCTTACAACTTTCCTTTATCATTTCTCTTTTTTCCTATTGTTCTTCTCCCAAAGGCGCCCAGTTCAAAGGAGTTCTTAGCCTGGTTGGTGATATTGTAGGGAACAGCTCTACTTATACAGTTGGGGGTTCTGTTAGTGGTCTGAGTGGAACTTTAGTCATAATAAATAATGGGGGAGATTCTTTAAGCCTGAATTCGGATGGGAATTTCACGTTTCCAACTGCTTTAAACGATTTATCGACTTATGAGGTAAGCATATCGTCACAACCTACAGGTCAATTCTGTACCCTGAGCAACGGTTCCGGAACCATTGCTTCTGCAAATGTCAGCAATATATCCATTAGCTGTAGCAATTTTACGATTACATATTCTGCATCCGCTTATACCTATAGCTTAAATACAGCTATTTCTACCCTGACACCAACAGTTACAGGGACAGTGACTTCCTGTACTTCCAGCCCCGCTCTTCCGACGGGATTATCTATTGATTCCGCTTGTGTAATTAGCGGAACTCCTACAGCCACACAGGTAGCCAGCAGCTACACCATTACGGCTACCGATTCAGTAGGAAATACTGCCAGTGCCGGTTTATCAATTACCATAAACGCAGACCCTCCTTCTGCCCTGACTTATACAGGAAGTCCTTTTACTTTTACCCAGAATACAGCTATTTCTACCCAGACTCCGACAAAAACAGGAACCGTTACTTCCTGTACTTCCAACCCGACTCTTCCGAATGGACTATCTATTGATGCGACCACCTGTGCAATCAGCGGGACTCCTACTACTGCACAGGCTGCTACAACTTATACCATTACGGCAAGTAATACTTATGGTAGCACAACTGCGAGCATCAGCATTACAGTAAACGGGATAACTGCTCCCTCGGCCCTGACTTATACCGGAAGCCCCTATACATTTTTACAAAATGCAAGTATTTCAAGCCAGACACCGACGGTAACAGGAACCGTAACTTCCTGTACTTCCAGCCCCACTCTTCCGGCCGGATTATCTATCGATGCCAGCACCTGTGCGATAAGTGGAACTCCGAGCACTGTACAGGCTGCCATAACTTATACCATTACAGCAAGCAATGCAGGAGGAAGCACTACAGCCAGCATCAGTATTACCGTGAACTCTTTTAGCTACACAGGTTCTACTTTTGTATTTAAAGCCGGCACTGCCATCAATTCTCTCAGTCCTACCGGTGTAGGAACAATTACTGCCTGCTCATCAACACCTACACTGCCTGCAGGTTTAAATTTATCTTCAAGTTGCGTAATCACAGGAACGCCAGGTTCCGCTCAAACAGCCACAAATTATACCATTACAGCTACTATAAGCGGTGGAACTCCGAATACCACCATCAGTATAAAGGTAGCTTCTACTCTGTACCGGGTGTTTGTTACCTCTACTACCTACACAGGAGACTTGAAAACCCAGGGAGGAGCCGGGGACGGACCGGCCGGTGCAGACAACCTCTGTAATGCGGATGCCAATAAGCCTTCTACCGGAACCTATAAAGCCATTCTTTTTGCCTCAGGAATTAGAGAAGCAAATCCTACACCCAATAACTGGGTACTATACGCCAGTAGTACCTATGTCCGTGCTTCCGATTCAGCTCATATTTTTGATACGAATACTTCGAGAATTTTTACATTTGGAAATCTCACTTCTCCTTTTGACTCGGGCTCTCAAAAGGAATACTGGACAGGATTCAGGGGGGCTGGCTGGGAATGGGAATTGGGTTTATACACCTGTGTTAACTGGACTTCAAGCTCTTCTTTTGTTACAGGCAGGTTCGGACAGAGTGATGCAACAAACTACGATTCCATTTCCACAGGAATTACGAACACCCGTAACCAGCAAAAACATTTACTCTGTGCAGAACAATAAAAAGCCGGACGCACTAAGAGCGAGCCATCGATGGCTCGCCTGCCTATAAAAGCTATTTATTTTGGTCGTAAGACTATATTCTCTTCTTTTTCTTTCTGGGCTTTGAGTGTCTCTTTGAATTTTAAAACTAAATTATCTTTCCATAGCATAAAAGGACGCTCTGCGAATAAATGAAAGATATACGAATAGAAAAGCGTAATAAAGCAGAGTGGTAAGAACCAGGCCAGGATATGCCAGTAAGTCAGGGAAGTTGTATAAATCGCATTTTTCCAAATCTTTGGTGTATATACCTGCATGACAACAAGGTGAAGAAGGTAAGCTCCGTAGGAAAGTTTTGCTACGGGAGAGAAACCCTTCCAGGATAAAATCTTTTGTGGCAGGCTGCCTTCTCTGAGTGTTAAAATCATGATTACTCCCCAGGCTATACTGAATATATTGAAGCGTATCACCTGGGAAAAAAAGCCGGGTTTAAATTCATTTACAAAGATAGAATAAAAGAAAATGCTTAACCACATGGATAGATGAAGAGTTCGCCTGAGAATAACCCTTTCCATTAACCAATCAATCCAATGCTTTCGATTGTCATAAATATAGGCAGCAATAATTCCGTAAAAGACCGAGTCTATGTGTCCGTGAAAGGGATAATATACATAAGTATTATACGATATATTACCTTCCGGCATAAGCGCATAGACTACATAAAAACGGTAAAGTAAGGGCAATAAGGCGAGACCGATTAGAGAACTCAGTTTATAACGCTCCGGGATAAAACGATAGACTCCCAGTAGAAAAAAAGGAAAAAGAAGATAAAATTGTTCTTCAAGGGCTAAGGACCAGCCGTGCACAACCGTCCTAGGCAGATAATTACTCAGGTAAAGAGCATCATTAATTAACCAACTTTTCCAGAAAAGTTTGGTTTCATGCCCCGGTGGTAGAGAATTTATATACTTAGGTAAAAAATACCCCCCCCAGATAAGAAGGAAAATATAATAAGGAGGAAAAATTCGGAGAAGTCTTTTTATATAAAAAAACTTTATTGAAACAGTCCCGGTTCTTTGTAACTCCCGTAATAAGGGTCCGGAAATAAGGAATCCGCTTAAAACAAAAAACATATCCAGACAGGATGAACCATTTAATAAAAAGTTGGATATAAAGAAATTGATAGGTTCCTTCATGTCCCTAAATTCAGGTTTTAAAAAGGACTCATAGCCCCTGTAAAGGTGTGCATAAAAAAGCATAAATAACGCAATCGCTCGAATCCCGTTCAGAGAAGCCATTTCTCTCGGATCGACCCGGAACACATTGAAAAAATAATCATTCCAGAAGCTGTGCTTTTTCTTTTCTTCTATTGTTTGCGACATATTTAGTTCCTTATTTAGAAATAAAAATAGAACCGTGTATTTCAATTCTTTTTTCTTTTTACAGGCTAAGTCATTTTTTTACAGCTTTTCTACAAGTGAAGAAAAAAGGATTGGACGAAAGTTTTTTTTCTGAGATCCTTAATCTGATTGGGAGTGAGAATGAAGACGATCCTATTTTCTATTTTTATACTTTTTGTTACATCCTGTGCAAGCCAGTTTGAAAAAGAAAAACTCGCTTTTGAAAAAGATAAATTGACCTTCGATAAAGAGAAACTTGCTTTTGAGAAACAAAAATTCGACTGCGAAAGAAGGAATTTTAAATGTCCCTGCACTTCGAATTGCAATACGGAAACGAAAACCGCTCCCTGTACCTCCTGCGGAACGACTGTAATCATAGAAAAAAAAAAGCCGGATTGTGAAAGAATAAATCCTCCCGCTGATACAGAAATTCGTAAATTAGCCCAAAACGGAGGCTGGCACTATTCACCCGAGCAAATAAAAAATGGAATATGCAAAGGAGATCCGAAAGAAGCATTTTATAAACTCTTTTCAAATACAGAAAGTTATGTAGCCGAAACCCAGGTTCCTGCTACAAAAAAAAGCAGTTGCATTAATAATGTCCTTTTTAGTGGAAAAGCTGTTTTGTATAAGTTAATGGAAGAAAGAACCGAAGAAAATAAACTCAGTTCTTCTGAAAGAGCCAGAGTAGATAAAGGAGAAATTCTTCGTGACATTGTAAGCTATAATAAAGAAGCGAAAGGTAGAAGTTTTTATTATGAATGCTATCCGAGCGATTCCGCTCGCGCCTGGAATTCCTGTTCCTGTATTCTTTATGCTTCCTACAGGAATGGTGAAGATGGTCTGGCACAGAGAATGAAACAATAAAGGAGTATAAGATGAAACGAATATTAGTTTATTCTGTATTATTAGTTCTTTTTATTTTTTTTAATTTTGAAGTTTTTTCAAGACCCGGTGGAGGACGCAGTTATCGTTCTTCGAGTAGCGGTTCTTCTTCGAGAAGCAGTTCGTCTTATCGAAGTAGCGGCTCTTCTTACAAAAGCAGTAGTGGTTCTTCATACAGAAGTAATTCCTCTTCTTCCTATAAAAGTAGTGGAAGCTCTTATTCTTCGGGTGGTTCTTATAGTTCGGGCTCTTCTGCTCCGCAATATAATTTTGTATCACTCTATGACCTGACTTCTTACTCGCTATCTATGGAGATTCTAAAAGACTCATCTTTCAAGGCAGAAGAGAAATTTAGTAGTAGTTATATACCGACAAAAACCAATACCTATTTCTTGTATTCTATCCTCTTACCCAATGCTTCCCAAAACTCAGGAAATACGATTACTATTTTCAATACAGGTTCCGGTAAAACAGAAACGGCGAAAGAAGATTCATCTTTAAACAAAAACTATGCGGTATCAACTTCTATACCGGTGCCGATGCTAAAAACACCCGGAACTTTTTCCATAATATATGCTAACTATGATCCTCTTCCTGAAATTCCGAAAGCTTCGGTATTTAAAGTTCCTGTTTATAGTCCTTCGGGTTATAAAACTCTCTTAAAAGAAACCACATTTTCTATTAAGTTTCCGGAAAATGTAAACCCGGAAGAAATAAAAGTAATCCCTTCCGGATTAGATGGGAAAGAACTCAAAAATAAGATTACCTACACTATTAGCAAAGGTTTAATTACAGGTAAAGCCATCATTACCGATCCAAAAGAAAATGCGATTTTAAGCATTAGCTTTCCCGAAAATACCTTTGTACCGGATAGTATTTCCTTAAAAGAAAAAGGTTTTGATCGTTTTCTCGAAAAAAAGAAAATTGATCTAAACATTCTGGATGGTGGTTTCGTGGATGTAGAAGATGAATCCATATACTTTTTAAAAAGTAGCGGAACTGTTGCTGAATCCATTAGTCGATCCATATATAGAAATTACTCTAAAGTTAGAAGCATTATAACCGGCGAAATTAAGACATCAGTTCGACCTTCTTCGATATTTTATCATAGCTATGATGTAAGTCTTTATTGGTTTACTGCATCCGGCAATCCTATTAAAAAGATGTTTACAACTCATGGTTATATCAAGGAAGAGGATTCCTCTCCCGTGCTTCTCTGGGAAAGTCCAAAACAGGAATATTTCCCCACCGAAAAAATGGAAGTGAATATACAACTTCCCGGAAACGTGAAAGCTTCCAATATTAAAATCGAAGGAGAATTGCATTCTAAAAAACCGCTAAGAATTTTGAAAGAAGGAACAGTAGTAAGATTTCTAATGAGAAATTTATCTAAAGGAGATTACCTGAAAGTCAAATTGGTATTGCCTGAGGGTGCTGTGGGTTCCGGAAGTTTTTTTAAACTTGTAAAATTGAATTTACAGGATACCAGATTAACCAACCCATTTTTATTCTACTCTCCTTTTATACTGCTTCTCATCGGGATACCGATTGCTTTTCTGATACTCAAAAGAAAGAAAAATGCAGCTCCTGATACAAGCGGTCTGGTTCAGGCCAGGGCCAGCTCTGTAAGTTTTAGCTCAGACCCTGACTTCTCTCTCGATGACTTCTACAAGAAAGCTGAATGGACCTCCAATCAACTCACTTCCGCCTGGTTAAAAGGAGATATGTCTGTGGTACGAAGCCTTGTTTCTTCAGGAGTTTATAACCGTTTCCGGGTTCAGTTGGCTATCATGGATAAAGAAGGCATGAAAAACTTCATGAAAGATTATCGCTTATTATCCCTCAAAGTTATTACTTCCCTGGATGAATCTCCTCTGCAAAGCATCCACGTTTTACTTCGAGCCGAAGCAAGAGACATCAATCTGCCTAAAGATACTCCGAAAAAAGAAATAGAAAAAGAGCTAAATTTCTGCTCTGTAGAACCCTATGAAGAAGTCTGGTCTTTCGTGAGAAGTGCCGGGGCAAAAACGGTGCCGGGTAGAGACTTATTCTCTAATCGCTGTCCTTCCTGCGGCTCACCGGCTGACAAGTCAGCTCAATCTAACCGCTGTGAAAATTGTGGTTCCGTCTATAACTCAGGCAAGTATGATTGGGTGCTATCCGAGATCACACAGACAGTGGAATGGTCTGAATCTGCCCTATCTTCTTCCGTTTCCGGCCTATCCGAGTTAAGAAAAGTAAACCCCGGAATCAGCCCGCAGGTAGTGGAAGATAGGACTTCTTATCTTTTCTGGAGATGGACCGAATCACGCCTGAAAGGAAATCCCGACCCATTGCGCAGGGATGCAGTAGAGACCTATCTTTCCGAACTTCCAAAGTCTTCGGTACCTTTTTATGATATAGCAGTAGGTGCTGTAGATACACAGAGTTTAAAGCTGGACGGAAATTCGGCGATTGCTAAAGTGAAGGTGAAATGGAGTGCCGCTGATACAAAAGGTGCAGAGCCTTATTACAGAGAAAATACCTTTACTATAATTTTGGAAGAAGCAAAAACCGAGCTTTTGGGATTTGCAGGTCACAGTTGTATAAGCTGCGGTTCACCTTTACCTGAATCAGATTCTCTGAGTTGTGAATACTGTGGTGCAGAAGTACCGGGTAAAGTAAAAGACTGGTTATTAAAAAGCGTAAATTAGATCTTTATACCCTTCCCAGCCGGATGTGGTTGCTGAGCAAGCAAAGCGCGCCGAAGCACAGCGTCCGGCTGAACGGGGACCGAAGCATAGTTGTTGCCCGATAGCTCGTCTGCGATATACTTAAAATCTACTTCAAGAGCTTTTCTTCTTCTTTAAAACTAAATAATCCTAGTGCACCGATAAGTTCTCTCATACCATATTTTTCATCTCTAATTATAAATCTATTTTTAACTTCTTCAAATTTATTCTGTTTTTGTTCTTCTTTCAATATAAAAAGACTGAATAGAAGGAATTCACGGTTTTCATGAAATTGAATAAGGTTTGAATCCAGAGCTTCAAGTCTCTTTTGGGCTTCCATTTTTCTAAGTTCTAAAATTTTATCAATTGCTTGAATGTCCGTATGTCTTCTCTGTTGATAATAATAATCGCGAATCGGACTCAGCACTTCCGCAGAAAACGTATGGCCCCTGCGCAGTAAAGTCTGTAAAAAGGCTCTTCGAAAAAGCTGCAAAGCTCTCTGCGGTTTTTTATTCTTTTTATAAAAAAGAGCCAATTGTAAAGAATAGGATTCCATCTCCGGGAACAGGGACGCTTTTTGAATCAG
Encoded proteins:
- a CDS encoding acyltransferase; this encodes MSQTIEEKKKHSFWNDYFFNVFRVDPREMASLNGIRAIALFMLFYAHLYRGYESFLKPEFRDMKEPINFFISNFLLNGSSCLDMFFVLSGFLISGPLLRELQRTGTVSIKFFYIKRLLRIFPPYYIFLLIWGGYFLPKYINSLPPGHETKLFWKSWLINDALYLSNYLPRTVVHGWSLALEEQFYLLFPFFLLGVYRFIPERYKLSSLIGLALLPLLYRFYVVYALMPEGNISYNTYVYYPFHGHIDSVFYGIIAAYIYDNRKHWIDWLMERVILRRTLHLSMWLSIFFYSIFVNEFKPGFFSQVIRFNIFSIAWGVIMILTLREGSLPQKILSWKGFSPVAKLSYGAYLLHLVVMQVYTPKIWKNAIYTTSLTYWHILAWFLPLCFITLFYSYIFHLFAERPFMLWKDNLVLKFKETLKAQKEKEENIVLRPK
- a CDS encoding DUF1566 domain-containing protein; protein product: MKHWKKFSVLFLIVLLHFCEAKPEKTFYGIPEEESKTILTGVILNSYLEDTGRGTIRDKSLGIEWKKCTQGQVYRAAQNDCQGATTGSLITPNDNYLYSATPFNFCNLATNDCNTLTIPQVLRETDISAGILSEAFLSCNTDRTDGKSDWRVATTAELVKLASGGKTALLQYFPNTVSQYYWSSNAYELDPSGLTGRAIYFGEDDFGKEAYFPKSDKYYVRCVRNY
- a CDS encoding TIM44-like domain-containing protein; this encodes MKRILVYSVLLVLFIFFNFEVFSRPGGGRSYRSSSSGSSSRSSSSYRSSGSSYKSSSGSSYRSNSSSSYKSSGSSYSSGGSYSSGSSAPQYNFVSLYDLTSYSLSMEILKDSSFKAEEKFSSSYIPTKTNTYFLYSILLPNASQNSGNTITIFNTGSGKTETAKEDSSLNKNYAVSTSIPVPMLKTPGTFSIIYANYDPLPEIPKASVFKVPVYSPSGYKTLLKETTFSIKFPENVNPEEIKVIPSGLDGKELKNKITYTISKGLITGKAIITDPKENAILSISFPENTFVPDSISLKEKGFDRFLEKKKIDLNILDGGFVDVEDESIYFLKSSGTVAESISRSIYRNYSKVRSIITGEIKTSVRPSSIFYHSYDVSLYWFTASGNPIKKMFTTHGYIKEEDSSPVLLWESPKQEYFPTEKMEVNIQLPGNVKASNIKIEGELHSKKPLRILKEGTVVRFLMRNLSKGDYLKVKLVLPEGAVGSGSFFKLVKLNLQDTRLTNPFLFYSPFILLLIGIPIAFLILKRKKNAAPDTSGLVQARASSVSFSSDPDFSLDDFYKKAEWTSNQLTSAWLKGDMSVVRSLVSSGVYNRFRVQLAIMDKEGMKNFMKDYRLLSLKVITSLDESPLQSIHVLLRAEARDINLPKDTPKKEIEKELNFCSVEPYEEVWSFVRSAGAKTVPGRDLFSNRCPSCGSPADKSAQSNRCENCGSVYNSGKYDWVLSEITQTVEWSESALSSSVSGLSELRKVNPGISPQVVEDRTSYLFWRWTESRLKGNPDPLRRDAVETYLSELPKSSVPFYDIAVGAVDTQSLKLDGNSAIAKVKVKWSAADTKGAEPYYRENTFTIILEEAKTELLGFAGHSCISCGSPLPESDSLSCEYCGAEVPGKVKDWLLKSVN
- a CDS encoding BamA/TamA family outer membrane protein, whose amino-acid sequence is MKFFLSIFLIYGFVLSSSVFADEAEDSGKQGLPFPISEKKRLKKEDAEKKVEGWFPTGMPFVYFDANNGFGYGGRLYLINNKDRKDPFFEYTPYRHRIFFHYSNTTKNAQWHSIDLDSPYIFDTKFRLRSSFVYDSNPNNLFFGVGESTLTPLSYTDRNDPAGHRVTNAKFNKTEEALAYRRPARGYEAQYVDDKQINSLIQSQNPAFRTGYVTDKKYYRYDMEYPQFNFSLERSFFDGIMRAVFGTRLSKANVKPYDGQIFEAKDPYYGNTDIAFMNVNVPTVQGTTKLTEDAEAKKISGYNGGYINLLRFGLVYDTRDFEPDPNKGVFAEVTHERAEKAIGSDFQYNKMFYSVRVFYSPFPKVFEKFVLAGKLSFVNTKGNAPFFEYRNMWGTETNISGLGGRTTLRGYMQDRFVGPAMGFGNLEVRWKFYEVPGFAFNLVPFFDFGRVWDRAENASLKDYKYSAGVGLRIAWNQSTIIYVDVASSRENSGQVYMNFNHIF
- a CDS encoding DUF1554 domain-containing protein, whose protein sequence is MILNKYRFLQLSFIISLFSYCSSPKGAQFKGVLSLVGDIVGNSSTYTVGGSVSGLSGTLVIINNGGDSLSLNSDGNFTFPTALNDLSTYEVSISSQPTGQFCTLSNGSGTIASANVSNISISCSNFTITYSASAYTYSLNTAISTLTPTVTGTVTSCTSSPALPTGLSIDSACVISGTPTATQVASSYTITATDSVGNTASAGLSITINADPPSALTYTGSPFTFTQNTAISTQTPTKTGTVTSCTSNPTLPNGLSIDATTCAISGTPTTAQAATTYTITASNTYGSTTASISITVNGITAPSALTYTGSPYTFLQNASISSQTPTVTGTVTSCTSSPTLPAGLSIDASTCAISGTPSTVQAAITYTITASNAGGSTTASISITVNSFSYTGSTFVFKAGTAINSLSPTGVGTITACSSTPTLPAGLNLSSSCVITGTPGSAQTATNYTITATISGGTPNTTISIKVASTLYRVFVTSTTYTGDLKTQGGAGDGPAGADNLCNADANKPSTGTYKAILFASGIREANPTPNNWVLYASSTYVRASDSAHIFDTNTSRIFTFGNLTSPFDSGSQKEYWTGFRGAGWEWELGLYTCVNWTSSSSFVTGRFGQSDATNYDSISTGITNTRNQQKHLLCAEQ
- a CDS encoding PilZ domain-containing protein, whose protein sequence is MSEDHRHSIRVYPRDFKDYDIFIQLEFGDSYNGHMGNVSETGLCCIMPEQCEVSTGDALSGYIQHIPMGERISFKGTVVWEKSYEFQKKVNRMLGIHFEKAIVLPDHLFALSLSVEPPDF